The Streptococcus viridans genome includes a window with the following:
- the rpoB gene encoding DNA-directed RNA polymerase subunit beta has protein sequence MAGHDVQYGKHRTRRSFSRIKEVLDLPNLIEIQTDSFKDFLDHGLKEVFEDVLPISNFTDTMELEFVGYEIREPKYTLEEARIHDASYSAPIFVTFRLVNKETGEIKTQEVFFGDFPIMTEMGTFIINGGERIIVSQLVRSPGVYFNDKVDKNGKVGYGSTVIPNRGAWLELETDSKDIAYTRIDRTRKIPFTTLVRALGFSGDDEIFDIFGDSELVRNTVEKDIHKNPMDSRTDEALKEIYERLRPGEPKTAESSRSLLVARFFDPRRYDLAPVGRYKINKKLNIKNRLLNQTLAEPLVDAETGEILVEAGTVMTRDVIESISEHLDGDLNKIVYTPNDSAVLTEPVVLQKFKVVAPTDPDRVVTIIGNANPDDKVRTITPADILAEMSYFLNLAEGLGRVDDIDHLGNRRIRAVGELLANQVRLGLSRMERNVRERMSVQDNEVLTPQQIINIRPVTAAIKEFFGSSQLSQFMDQHNPLSELSHKRRLSALGPGGLTRDRAGYEVRDVHYTHYGRMCPIETPEGPNIGLINNLSSYGHLNKYGFIQTPYRKVDREKGVVTNEIVWLTADEEDEYIVAQSNSKLNEKGGFSEPIVMGRHRGNNQEFPSDQVDYMDVSPKQVVAVATACIPFLENDDSNRALMGANMQRQAVPLIDPKAPYVGTGMEYQAAHDSGAAVIAQHDGKVIYADADKVEVRREDGSLDVYHIQKFRRSNSGTAYNQRTLVKVGDVVEKGDFIADGPSMEKGEMALGQNPIVAYMTWEGYNFEDAVIMSERLVKEDVYTSVHLEEFESETRDTKLGPEEITREIPNVGEDALRNLDEMGIIRIGAEVKEGDILVGKVTPKGEKDLSAEERLLHAIFGDKSREVRDTSLRVPHGGDGVVRDVKIFTRANGDELQSGVNMLVRVYIAQKRKIRVGDKMAGRHGNKGVVSRIVPVEDMPYLPDGTPVDIMLNPLGVPSRMNIGQVMELHLGMAARNLGIHIATPVFDGASSEDLWDTVREAGMDSDAKTILYDGRTGEPFDNRVSVGVMYMIKLHHMVDDKLHARSVGPYSMVTQQPLGGKAQFGGQRFGEMEVWALEAYGASNVLQEILTYKSDDVNGRLKAYEAITKGKPIPKPGVPESFRVLVKELQSLGLDMRVLDEDDKEVELRDLDEGEDDDVIHVDDLEKAREKAAKEARAAFEAEGKED, from the coding sequence TTGGCAGGACATGACGTTCAATACGGGAAACATCGGACCCGTCGTAGTTTTTCAAGAATCAAAGAAGTTCTTGATTTACCAAATTTGATTGAAATCCAAACGGATTCATTTAAAGATTTTCTGGATCATGGTTTGAAAGAAGTTTTCGAAGATGTATTGCCAATTTCGAACTTCACAGACACAATGGAGTTGGAATTCGTCGGCTATGAAATCAGAGAACCAAAGTATACTTTGGAAGAAGCACGTATCCATGATGCGAGCTATTCTGCCCCAATCTTTGTAACCTTCCGTTTGGTCAACAAGGAAACTGGCGAAATCAAAACTCAAGAAGTCTTCTTTGGTGATTTCCCAATCATGACCGAAATGGGAACCTTTATCATCAACGGTGGAGAGCGGATTATCGTATCTCAGCTCGTCCGTTCACCAGGTGTCTACTTCAATGATAAGGTGGACAAGAACGGTAAGGTTGGCTATGGATCAACGGTTATTCCAAACCGTGGAGCTTGGCTAGAACTTGAAACAGACTCAAAAGATATTGCTTACACTCGTATCGACCGTACGCGTAAGATTCCATTTACGACCTTGGTTCGTGCCCTTGGTTTCTCTGGAGACGACGAGATTTTTGATATCTTTGGGGATAGCGAATTGGTTCGCAACACTGTTGAAAAAGATATCCACAAAAACCCAATGGATTCTCGCACAGATGAAGCCCTCAAAGAAATTTATGAGCGTCTTCGTCCAGGTGAGCCAAAAACAGCGGAAAGCTCACGTAGCTTGTTGGTAGCCCGTTTCTTTGACCCACGTCGTTATGACTTGGCCCCAGTTGGTCGCTACAAGATCAACAAGAAACTTAATATCAAGAACCGTTTGTTGAACCAAACTCTTGCAGAACCATTGGTAGATGCAGAAACAGGAGAAATCCTTGTAGAAGCTGGTACAGTGATGACCCGCGATGTCATCGAAAGCATCTCAGAACATTTGGACGGTGACTTGAACAAGATTGTCTACACTCCAAATGATTCAGCAGTATTGACAGAACCAGTCGTTCTTCAAAAATTCAAGGTTGTGGCTCCAACTGATCCAGACCGCGTTGTCACCATCATCGGCAATGCGAATCCAGATGATAAGGTTCGTACCATCACTCCAGCCGATATCCTTGCTGAAATGAGCTACTTCCTGAACTTGGCTGAAGGTCTTGGCCGCGTGGATGATATCGACCACCTTGGAAACCGTCGTATCCGCGCCGTTGGTGAATTGCTTGCCAACCAAGTGCGTCTTGGACTTTCACGGATGGAACGTAACGTTCGTGAACGCATGTCTGTTCAAGATAATGAAGTGTTAACACCTCAACAAATCATTAACATTCGTCCAGTAACTGCAGCAATCAAAGAATTCTTTGGTTCTTCACAATTGTCTCAGTTCATGGACCAACACAACCCGCTTTCTGAGTTGTCCCACAAACGACGTTTGTCTGCCTTAGGGCCTGGTGGTTTGACACGTGACCGTGCTGGATATGAAGTCCGTGACGTGCACTACACTCACTATGGTCGGATGTGTCCAATTGAAACACCTGAAGGACCAAACATCGGTTTGATCAATAACTTGTCATCCTACGGACACTTGAACAAATATGGTTTCATCCAAACACCATATCGTAAAGTAGACCGTGAAAAAGGTGTGGTCACTAACGAAATCGTTTGGTTGACGGCTGATGAAGAAGATGAGTACATTGTGGCCCAGTCCAACTCTAAGTTGAACGAAAAAGGTGGTTTTTCTGAGCCAATCGTTATGGGACGTCACCGTGGTAACAACCAAGAGTTCCCATCTGATCAAGTCGACTACATGGACGTATCTCCAAAACAGGTAGTTGCCGTTGCAACAGCATGTATTCCGTTCTTGGAAAACGATGACTCCAACCGTGCCCTCATGGGTGCCAACATGCAACGTCAGGCTGTGCCATTGATCGATCCAAAAGCGCCTTACGTGGGTACAGGTATGGAATACCAAGCAGCCCATGACTCAGGAGCTGCAGTCATTGCTCAACATGATGGTAAGGTTATTTATGCGGATGCAGACAAGGTAGAAGTTCGCCGGGAAGATGGATCCCTTGATGTTTACCATATCCAAAAATTCCGTCGTTCAAACTCAGGAACTGCCTACAACCAACGTACCCTTGTAAAAGTTGGCGATGTCGTTGAAAAAGGCGACTTTATCGCAGACGGTCCATCGATGGAAAAAGGGGAAATGGCCCTTGGTCAAAACCCAATCGTTGCCTACATGACTTGGGAAGGTTACAACTTCGAAGATGCCGTTATCATGAGCGAACGCTTGGTGAAAGAAGATGTCTATACATCTGTTCACTTGGAAGAATTCGAATCAGAAACGCGCGATACTAAGTTAGGCCCTGAAGAAATCACTCGTGAAATTCCAAACGTTGGGGAAGATGCTCTCAGAAACCTTGATGAAATGGGAATTATCCGTATTGGTGCGGAAGTGAAAGAAGGCGATATCTTAGTTGGTAAGGTGACACCGAAGGGTGAAAAAGACCTTTCTGCTGAAGAACGTCTCCTCCACGCTATCTTTGGAGATAAATCTCGTGAAGTGCGGGATACTTCTCTTCGTGTACCTCATGGTGGAGATGGTGTCGTTCGCGATGTCAAGATCTTTACGCGGGCAAACGGAGATGAATTGCAATCGGGTGTCAATATGTTGGTTCGTGTTTACATCGCACAAAAACGTAAGATCCGCGTCGGAGATAAGATGGCCGGTCGTCACGGAAACAAAGGGGTTGTTTCTCGTATTGTTCCTGTTGAAGACATGCCATATCTTCCAGATGGTACACCGGTTGATATCATGTTGAACCCACTTGGGGTGCCATCACGTATGAATATCGGTCAGGTTATGGAACTTCACCTTGGTATGGCGGCTCGTAACTTGGGCATCCACATCGCAACACCAGTCTTTGACGGAGCAAGCTCAGAAGACCTCTGGGATACTGTTCGTGAAGCAGGTATGGATAGCGATGCCAAGACCATTCTTTACGATGGCCGTACAGGTGAGCCATTTGACAACCGTGTTTCTGTCGGTGTCATGTACATGATCAAGCTTCACCACATGGTTGATGATAAATTGCACGCTCGTTCTGTCGGACCATACTCAATGGTTACCCAACAACCACTCGGAGGTAAAGCTCAGTTTGGTGGACAACGTTTCGGGGAAATGGAAGTTTGGGCCCTTGAGGCTTATGGTGCGTCTAATGTCCTTCAAGAAATCTTGACCTACAAGTCAGACGATGTCAACGGACGTTTGAAAGCTTATGAAGCGATTACCAAAGGAAAACCAATTCCAAAACCAGGTGTGCCAGAGTCCTTCCGAGTACTCGTAAAAGAATTGCAATCACTTGGATTGGATATGCGTGTCTTGGATGAGGATGACAAGGAAGTCGAACTTCGCGATCTTGACGAAGGGGAAGACGACGATGTCATCCACGTAGATGATCTAGAAAAAGCACGTGAAAAAGCAGCTAAGGAAGCTCGCGCAGCTTTCGAAGCTGAAGGGAAAGAAGATTAA